A section of the Lujinxingia sediminis genome encodes:
- a CDS encoding tetratricopeptide repeat protein, whose amino-acid sequence MRRRPALLFFRSPLNHGSCVGHAGESGLRRVTLLLLVAAGVSMGSACTTGATRTDEVGVQTPTSTFEADPTLIRVRDGELVDTESLDSQEVFENAYLDFQARRYEDALENYRIIIDYFEESRFILPSLYNAGLALEHLEQWEDAALLYRRILDDFPESEESINASFRLGKSLHEAGRYEEVVEIMLGLGLRDLSHFDTVEAHVRRGNALLELEQWAEAEDAFQAAVDRNQRAPGDEKLLENSHFIVQAYFGLGESFHGRMDQVKLVLPTERMTDDLNTKADLHQSAQANYLRALRQHHPYWSVAAGYKIGRLYQNFYLDIFSAEIPDGLSEEQITLYFEELRETIRVVMERALSVYERNLGLARRIVQSPDAAAWIDATALHLERMRALLDDPMVHRRAEQIVLAGGSLEEELFNIPAFASEHVRHALAKARDAAREASPPAVALHEADRHVADRHAADRHAADRHAADPWVRALPLPPRTALRY is encoded by the coding sequence GTGCGTCGACGCCCTGCCCTTCTTTTCTTTCGATCGCCCTTAAACCACGGAAGCTGTGTAGGCCATGCCGGCGAGTCTGGTCTGCGCCGCGTGACGCTCCTTCTGCTGGTGGCCGCCGGTGTCTCGATGGGCTCGGCCTGCACCACCGGGGCCACCCGCACAGATGAGGTCGGCGTTCAGACGCCGACGAGCACCTTTGAGGCCGATCCGACGCTGATTCGCGTGCGCGACGGGGAGCTCGTCGATACCGAATCCCTCGACTCCCAGGAGGTGTTTGAGAACGCGTACCTCGACTTCCAGGCCCGGCGCTACGAAGACGCGCTGGAGAACTACCGCATCATCATCGACTATTTTGAAGAAAGTCGTTTCATTCTGCCCTCGCTCTACAACGCCGGGCTGGCCCTGGAGCATCTGGAGCAATGGGAGGACGCCGCCCTGCTCTACCGCCGCATCCTCGACGACTTCCCGGAGAGCGAAGAGTCGATCAACGCGAGCTTCCGTCTGGGTAAGTCGCTGCATGAGGCCGGCCGCTATGAGGAGGTCGTCGAGATCATGCTCGGCCTGGGGCTGCGGGATTTAAGTCATTTCGATACGGTCGAGGCGCACGTGCGTCGCGGCAACGCCCTTCTGGAACTTGAGCAGTGGGCCGAGGCCGAGGACGCCTTCCAGGCGGCGGTGGATCGGAACCAACGTGCCCCGGGCGATGAGAAGCTCCTGGAGAACAGCCACTTCATCGTGCAGGCCTACTTCGGGCTGGGAGAGAGCTTTCACGGGCGTATGGATCAGGTCAAACTCGTGCTCCCCACCGAGCGCATGACCGACGATCTCAACACCAAGGCCGACCTTCACCAGAGCGCCCAGGCCAACTACCTGCGCGCCCTGCGCCAGCACCACCCCTACTGGTCGGTGGCCGCCGGCTATAAGATCGGCCGGCTCTACCAGAATTTTTATCTGGATATCTTCTCCGCGGAGATCCCCGACGGGCTCAGCGAGGAGCAGATCACGCTCTATTTTGAGGAGCTGCGCGAGACGATCCGCGTGGTGATGGAGCGCGCACTCAGCGTGTACGAGCGCAACTTAGGGCTGGCGCGGCGCATCGTGCAGTCGCCGGATGCGGCGGCCTGGATCGACGCCACCGCCCTGCACCTGGAGCGGATGCGCGCCCTGCTCGACGACCCGATGGTGCACCGCCGCGCCGAGCAGATCGTGCTGGCCGGGGGCTCGCTGGAAGAGGAGCTCTTTAACATCCCGGCCTTTGCCAGCGAGCATGTGCGCCACGCGCTGGCAAAAGCGCGCGATGCGGCGCGGGAGGCCTCCCCTCCCGCCGTGGCCCTCCACGAGGCTGACCGGCACGTTGCTGACCGGCACGCTGCTGACCGGCACGCTGCTGACCGGCACGCTGCTGACCCATGGGTGCGCGCCCTGCCCTTGCCCCCCCGGACCGCGCTGCGGTACTAA
- a CDS encoding dipeptidase translates to MSTVAIDAFFEKNQQRFLDELFEFLRIPSISTDPENAADVRRCAEWLIAHLKGIGLNTVELHETPGHPIVYAEHLTRDDAPTILIYGHYDVQPPDPLELWTTPPFEPQVRDGKIFARGATDDKGQLFCHIKGLEAWLSSVGDLPVNIKLLIEGEEEVGSVNLDHWIEANQERLSCDAVVISDSSMFAAGKPSITYGLRGLAYLEMTVEGPDHDLHSGLFGGAIPNPINELARIIANLHDAQGRVAIPGFYDDVIALTEEERADFAALPFDEAGFLEESGAAGLRGEAGYTTLERIWARPTLDCNGIWGGFTGVGAKTVLPSKAHAKFSCRLVPGQDPDRIAQLAEDFVRELVDPALRVSVSPHHGGKPVLTERDAPTVQAALRALSRVWGTEAVFTRGGGSIPVVATFSEILGVPTVLMGLGLSDDRLHSPDEKFDVENFYAGVRASAYLLEEAAQPAE, encoded by the coding sequence TTGAGCACCGTCGCGATTGATGCCTTTTTCGAAAAAAATCAGCAGCGTTTTCTCGATGAGCTCTTTGAGTTTCTGCGCATCCCCAGCATCTCCACCGACCCGGAGAACGCCGCTGACGTGCGTCGCTGCGCCGAGTGGCTGATCGCGCACCTCAAAGGCATCGGGCTTAACACCGTGGAGCTGCACGAGACTCCGGGCCACCCCATCGTCTACGCCGAGCATCTGACCCGGGACGATGCGCCCACGATCCTGATCTACGGTCACTACGACGTGCAGCCCCCCGATCCCCTGGAGCTGTGGACGACGCCCCCCTTTGAGCCGCAGGTGCGCGACGGCAAGATCTTTGCCCGCGGCGCCACCGACGATAAGGGCCAGCTCTTCTGCCATATCAAAGGGCTGGAGGCCTGGCTCTCGAGCGTGGGCGATCTGCCGGTGAACATCAAACTGCTGATCGAGGGCGAAGAAGAGGTCGGAAGCGTCAACCTCGACCACTGGATTGAGGCCAACCAGGAGCGCCTTTCGTGTGACGCGGTGGTGATCAGCGACTCCTCGATGTTTGCAGCCGGAAAACCCTCGATCACCTACGGGCTGCGCGGCCTGGCGTACCTGGAGATGACGGTCGAGGGCCCCGATCACGACCTGCACTCCGGTCTTTTTGGCGGGGCGATTCCCAACCCGATCAATGAGCTTGCGCGCATCATCGCAAACCTCCATGACGCGCAGGGTCGCGTGGCCATCCCGGGTTTTTATGACGATGTGATCGCGCTCACCGAGGAGGAGCGCGCCGATTTTGCCGCCCTTCCCTTCGACGAGGCCGGGTTTTTGGAAGAATCGGGCGCGGCCGGGCTCAGGGGTGAGGCCGGCTACACCACGCTGGAGCGTATCTGGGCCCGGCCCACGCTGGATTGCAACGGCATCTGGGGCGGCTTTACGGGCGTGGGTGCCAAGACGGTGCTGCCCTCCAAAGCTCATGCCAAGTTCAGCTGCCGCCTTGTGCCGGGCCAGGACCCGGACCGCATCGCCCAGCTGGCCGAAGACTTTGTGCGGGAGCTCGTCGATCCGGCGCTGCGCGTGAGTGTGAGCCCGCACCACGGGGGTAAACCGGTACTCACCGAGCGCGATGCACCCACGGTGCAGGCCGCCCTGCGCGCCCTGAGCCGGGTCTGGGGCACCGAGGCGGTGTTCACCCGCGGTGGAGGTTCCATTCCGGTGGTCGCGACCTTCTCGGAGATTCTGGGCGTGCCGACCGTGCTGATGGGTCTGGGCCTCTCGGATGACCGCCTGCACAGCCCCGACGAGAAGTTCGACGTGGAGAACTTCTATGCCGGCGTGCGCGCCAGCGCCTACCTTTTGGAAGAAGCCGCTCAGCCGGCGGAATGA
- a CDS encoding DUF423 domain-containing protein, protein MKIFAILGSLFGMLAVVTGAFGAHALADKVDARMLEIWQTAAHYQIVHALALFAAAWLVSQTQSTAAITAGWCFTAGILVFSGSLYLMVFTGARWLGAITPIGGTAMIVGWFCCMLAALKLGS, encoded by the coding sequence ATGAAAATCTTTGCGATTCTGGGCAGCCTTTTTGGCATGCTCGCCGTGGTCACCGGGGCGTTTGGCGCGCACGCGCTGGCCGATAAGGTCGATGCCCGCATGCTGGAGATCTGGCAGACGGCGGCCCATTACCAGATTGTGCACGCCCTGGCGCTTTTTGCGGCGGCCTGGCTTGTGAGTCAGACCCAGTCCACCGCGGCGATCACCGCCGGGTGGTGCTTTACCGCCGGGATCCTGGTGTTCAGCGGCTCGTTGTACCTGATGGTCTTTACCGGCGCGCGCTGGCTGGGGGCGATCACGCCCATCGGCGGCACCGCGATGATTGTTGGATGGTTCTGCTGCATGCTCGCAGCTCTTAAACTGGGGAGTTGA
- the hutH gene encoding histidine ammonia-lyase: MLGQRLLNLEDIEDVVYHRKPVELAPDAITRIDEAAAFVRQMAESGQAVYGVTTGFGANRDRVIRPQDAERLQENLIMSHACGVGPALDVDVVRAMMLLRINALAQGNSGIRTSTLNLLIEMLNRGVHPIVPELGSVGASGDLCPLAHMCLPMIGLGEVQIEGVTYTAEEGMSRAGLEPVRLTYKEGLALLNGTQAMTALGVVVALSLRPLLDCADAIGAMSLEAVGGRMEALDPRIHAIRRRPGQMLSAGHVRYMVEGSELAGASPGTVEGKVEYVQDSYCLRCMPQVHGACRDVLHHVINVLMTEANAVTDNPLVFVPDAFQDGAILSGGNFHGQPVAMALDYLKLAIAEIGSISERRSAKLTDKYFSEGLPAFLVNEPGLNSGMMIPQYVAAALVSENKSQSHPASVDSIPTSANMEDHVSMGMHAGLHAYRIMTNVERVLAIEYLIAGQALDLREGYQLGKRTGKALESLRQKVSFMSEDRVLYTDINNATELIRRGIPADCLADYETDHEAILAE, from the coding sequence ATGTTGGGTCAGCGTCTGCTGAACCTCGAAGATATCGAAGATGTCGTCTACCACCGAAAACCGGTGGAACTTGCCCCCGATGCGATCACACGCATTGATGAGGCCGCCGCCTTTGTGCGCCAGATGGCCGAGAGCGGTCAGGCGGTCTACGGGGTGACCACCGGCTTTGGCGCCAACCGCGACCGGGTGATTCGCCCCCAGGACGCCGAGCGCCTTCAGGAAAACCTGATCATGAGCCACGCCTGCGGCGTGGGCCCTGCCCTCGACGTCGATGTGGTGCGCGCGATGATGCTTCTGCGCATCAACGCCCTGGCTCAGGGAAACTCCGGGATCCGCACCTCCACGCTGAACCTGCTCATCGAGATGCTCAACCGCGGCGTGCACCCCATCGTCCCGGAGCTCGGGAGCGTGGGCGCCAGCGGTGACCTCTGCCCCCTGGCCCATATGTGCCTGCCGATGATCGGCCTTGGCGAGGTGCAAATCGAAGGGGTGACCTACACCGCCGAAGAAGGCATGAGCCGCGCCGGGCTGGAGCCGGTGCGCCTGACCTACAAAGAAGGCCTGGCGCTCCTTAACGGCACCCAGGCGATGACGGCGCTGGGCGTGGTCGTCGCCCTCTCCCTTCGCCCCCTTCTGGACTGCGCCGACGCCATCGGCGCGATGAGCCTGGAGGCCGTCGGCGGCCGCATGGAGGCGCTCGATCCGCGCATTCACGCCATTCGCCGCCGTCCCGGCCAGATGCTCAGCGCAGGCCACGTGCGCTACATGGTCGAAGGCAGCGAGCTTGCCGGTGCCTCTCCGGGCACCGTCGAGGGCAAGGTCGAGTATGTGCAGGATTCGTACTGCCTGCGCTGCATGCCCCAGGTCCACGGCGCCTGCCGCGACGTGCTCCACCACGTCATCAATGTGCTGATGACCGAGGCCAACGCCGTCACCGACAACCCGCTGGTCTTTGTGCCCGACGCCTTCCAGGACGGCGCGATCCTCTCCGGCGGTAACTTCCACGGCCAGCCCGTGGCCATGGCGCTCGATTACCTCAAGCTCGCCATCGCCGAGATCGGCTCCATCTCGGAGCGACGCAGCGCCAAGCTCACCGACAAATACTTCTCCGAGGGGCTTCCGGCCTTTCTGGTCAACGAGCCCGGGCTGAACTCCGGGATGATGATCCCGCAGTACGTCGCCGCCGCGCTCGTCTCCGAGAATAAGAGCCAGAGCCACCCGGCCAGCGTCGACTCCATTCCCACCAGCGCCAACATGGAAGACCACGTGTCGATGGGCATGCACGCCGGCCTCCACGCCTACCGCATCATGACCAACGTGGAGCGCGTGCTGGCCATCGAGTATCTGATCGCCGGCCAGGCCCTCGACCTGCGCGAGGGCTACCAGCTCGGAAAGCGCACCGGAAAAGCGCTGGAGAGCCTGCGCCAGAAGGTCAGCTTTATGAGCGAAGACCGCGTGCTCTACACCGACATCAACAACGCCACCGAGCTCATCCGACGCGGCATTCCCGCCGACTGTCTGGCCGATTACGAGACCGACCACGAAGCCATCCTCGCGGAGTAA
- a CDS encoding DUF2795 domain-containing protein, with translation MMERLTNDPATNRLLNEVTEYIADVEYPAHTGELLDKARKAGAPQRVIDTLGLLPDRTFQTYDDLVALVVDPESAPASSDEDPRGFSALGRALLPDEFYQ, from the coding sequence ATGATGGAACGCCTGACCAACGACCCCGCCACCAATCGCCTCCTCAACGAGGTCACCGAATACATCGCCGACGTGGAGTACCCCGCCCACACCGGAGAGCTCCTCGATAAGGCGCGTAAAGCCGGCGCTCCCCAACGTGTCATCGACACCCTGGGGCTTCTGCCCGATCGCACCTTCCAGACCTACGACGACCTCGTCGCCCTGGTCGTCGACCCCGAAAGCGCCCCGGCGTCATCCGATGAAGATCCTCGTGGCTTCAGCGCGCTGGGCCGCGCCCTGCTCCCCGACGAATTTTATCAATAA
- a CDS encoding DUF2795 domain-containing protein: protein MHYADRPVTRLSRDEIDALIARVDYPIYTEDILSQFRNEGASEHTLKALSDLPEHTFQNPDELKKALLGYKFDPENEPHSSTSIFKGSSSLPNKTAH, encoded by the coding sequence ATGCACTACGCCGACCGCCCCGTCACTCGCCTCAGCCGCGACGAGATCGACGCGCTCATCGCCCGGGTCGACTACCCCATCTACACCGAAGATATCTTGAGCCAGTTCCGCAACGAGGGCGCCTCCGAGCACACCCTCAAAGCACTGAGCGATCTGCCGGAACACACCTTCCAGAACCCCGATGAACTCAAAAAGGCGCTCCTGGGCTACAAATTCGACCCGGAGAACGAGCCGCATAGCTCGACCTCGATCTTCAAAGGCAGCAGCAGTCTCCCCAACAAGACCGCTCATTAA
- a CDS encoding ArsA family ATPase, with product MARTDDEAQASRHFERVISERQVVICVGSGGVGKTTSSAVIGLNAALSGRRVLVMTIDPARRLANSLGIEALGSEMQQIPLERFKELGLEPKGELWAMMLDMKDSFDRLVQRHAPDAKTRDAILDNRFYHYFSTSLAGTQEYAASERLHELVESGEFDLIVLDTPPTTHALDFLEAPERLVDAVSSRALQWLYKPGVLSGRSGMGIVSLGTNYVMRTLGKFTGGELLSDLGVFLKTFSSLFEGFEERARGVIDLLKSPATGFVVVTAPDSLTVEEALYFYEKLDRDALHVDAFIVNRVHPRWVSEEALALPPAELATALEAPPLPALDEALDASALAALLLENASQFELRASQDASSIALMGDRLPKTMPILQVPYFNRDIHSLAGLNQARTALFATSG from the coding sequence ATGGCCCGCACCGACGATGAGGCCCAGGCCTCCCGACACTTCGAGCGCGTGATCTCCGAGCGACAGGTCGTCATCTGCGTGGGCTCCGGCGGCGTGGGCAAGACCACCTCCAGCGCCGTCATCGGGCTCAACGCCGCGCTCAGCGGCCGCCGCGTCCTCGTCATGACCATCGACCCCGCCCGCCGCCTGGCCAACTCCTTGGGCATCGAGGCCCTGGGCAGCGAGATGCAGCAGATTCCGCTGGAGCGTTTTAAAGAGCTGGGCCTTGAGCCAAAGGGTGAGCTCTGGGCGATGATGCTCGATATGAAGGATTCCTTCGATCGCCTGGTCCAGCGCCACGCCCCCGACGCCAAAACCCGCGACGCCATCCTCGACAACCGTTTTTACCATTACTTCTCCACCAGCCTGGCCGGCACCCAGGAGTACGCCGCCTCCGAGCGCCTCCATGAGCTCGTCGAGTCGGGTGAGTTTGACCTGATCGTGCTCGACACCCCGCCGACCACCCACGCGCTGGACTTTCTCGAAGCCCCCGAGCGCCTGGTCGACGCCGTGAGCTCCCGCGCCCTGCAGTGGCTCTACAAACCCGGCGTGCTCTCCGGGCGCTCCGGCATGGGGATCGTCTCCCTCGGCACGAACTACGTGATGCGCACCCTGGGCAAATTCACCGGCGGCGAGCTTTTGAGCGACCTGGGCGTTTTCCTCAAAACCTTCTCCTCGCTTTTTGAGGGCTTTGAGGAGCGCGCCCGCGGCGTCATCGACCTGCTCAAAAGCCCGGCCACCGGCTTTGTGGTGGTCACCGCCCCCGACAGCCTCACGGTCGAAGAAGCGCTCTACTTTTACGAAAAGCTCGACCGCGACGCCCTGCACGTCGACGCCTTCATCGTCAACCGCGTGCACCCCCGCTGGGTCAGCGAAGAGGCCCTGGCGCTGCCGCCCGCCGAGCTGGCCACTGCACTCGAAGCGCCCCCGTTGCCCGCGCTCGACGAGGCCCTCGACGCCAGCGCCCTGGCCGCGCTTCTGCTGGAGAACGCCTCCCAGTTCGAGCTCCGCGCCTCCCAGGACGCCTCCAGCATCGCGCTGATGGGCGATCGACTGCCCAAAACGATGCCGATCCTGCAAGTGCCCTACTTCAACCGGGATATTCACTCCCTGGCCGGCCTCAACCAGGCGCGCACCGCTCTTTTTGCGACCTCGGGCTGA
- a CDS encoding ArsA family ATPase — MSSPDLYNRRFFLFSGKGGVGKTTLAAAFALSCARRGERTLLMELNVKGKISTLFGAGEVDHEIREVDDNLYAVNVTPAAAMREYALMILKIKLVYRAVFENRIVSSFLKVIPGLNELVMLGKAYYHVNETDEAGRPKWDKIIVDAPATGHGIFFLKIPSVITSLVKSGLMFEEARRILDLLQDPERTAINLVTLAEDMPVNETLELARVVREEMGVPIGVVLANAVYRPLFDEAQVAHLNEAHAALQAAADAGDKHAEAHPASGFLEAARFRNARVAMQQEYLDLLREKADAPMVEVPFYFHDRMSFATIDEIAEHLSRELPALANPAEDAADRSSSSAG, encoded by the coding sequence GTGTCCTCCCCAGACCTCTACAACCGGCGATTCTTCCTCTTCAGCGGCAAAGGCGGCGTGGGCAAGACCACCCTGGCCGCGGCCTTCGCGCTCAGCTGCGCCCGACGCGGCGAACGCACGCTGCTGATGGAGCTCAACGTCAAGGGCAAGATCAGCACCCTCTTCGGTGCCGGTGAAGTCGACCACGAGATCCGCGAGGTCGACGATAACCTCTACGCCGTCAACGTCACCCCGGCGGCGGCGATGCGCGAATACGCGCTGATGATCCTCAAGATCAAGCTCGTCTACCGCGCCGTCTTCGAGAACCGCATCGTCAGCTCCTTTCTCAAAGTCATCCCCGGCCTCAACGAGCTGGTGATGCTGGGCAAGGCCTACTACCACGTCAACGAGACCGACGAGGCCGGCCGCCCGAAATGGGATAAGATCATCGTCGACGCCCCGGCCACCGGCCACGGTATTTTCTTTTTGAAAATCCCCTCGGTGATCACCAGCCTGGTCAAATCCGGCCTGATGTTCGAGGAGGCCCGGCGCATCCTCGATCTTTTGCAGGACCCGGAGCGCACGGCCATCAACCTGGTGACCCTGGCCGAAGACATGCCGGTCAACGAGACCCTGGAGCTGGCCCGGGTGGTCCGCGAAGAGATGGGCGTACCCATCGGCGTGGTGCTGGCCAACGCCGTCTACCGTCCCCTCTTTGACGAGGCTCAGGTCGCCCACCTCAACGAGGCCCACGCCGCCCTGCAGGCCGCCGCCGATGCGGGCGACAAGCATGCCGAGGCCCACCCGGCGTCCGGTTTTCTGGAAGCTGCGCGTTTTCGCAACGCCCGGGTCGCCATGCAGCAGGAGTACCTCGATCTGCTGCGCGAGAAGGCCGACGCGCCCATGGTCGAGGTGCCCTTCTACTTCCACGACCGCATGAGCTTTGCCACGATCGACGAGATCGCCGAGCACCTCTCCCGCGAGCTTCCCGCGCTTGCCAACCCTGCCGAAGACGCCGCCGACCGCTCCTCAAGCTCCGCCGGCTGA
- a CDS encoding YgfZ/GcvT domain-containing protein translates to MAISQQIQANFEARGAVVGEAGRVRFVGQEGADDQVGVEAVLEEGLGWVARSPRETLTIAGDDAIPWLQGLVTSDLMGLVEEGRGQRTTWVSHTGRFVGEARLMHFPEMLLVDLEPGTLAGGLMSHLRRHIILEKVTLNDRSAETFVLGLYGRGAAQVLGQSGTWAHRMAPGSLTMFGGTWGQIAGCGVVVQRVPWSPEEAYELRLDPAEVLKVMAAVEEVVGRRLSMCGEAGFERLRLTAGVPRFGVELHEKVIPLEAGFEDAIAYDKGCYLGQEIIARLDTRGTPAKMLRGVRLKASRAPEVGAKVEALIDGTWSQKGELVSVARDGGGALYRGLVFMKRGAYEVGQTIRIGELEGELEALLSLPGA, encoded by the coding sequence ATGGCGATATCGCAACAGATTCAGGCGAATTTTGAGGCGCGGGGCGCGGTGGTTGGCGAGGCGGGCCGGGTTCGTTTTGTGGGGCAGGAGGGCGCAGACGATCAGGTGGGCGTCGAGGCGGTGCTCGAAGAGGGGTTGGGCTGGGTGGCCCGAAGCCCGCGCGAGACGCTGACGATTGCGGGCGATGACGCCATTCCCTGGTTGCAGGGCCTTGTGACCAGCGATCTGATGGGGCTGGTTGAGGAGGGTAGAGGCCAGCGCACGACCTGGGTCAGCCATACCGGCCGCTTTGTGGGGGAGGCGCGTCTTATGCACTTCCCCGAGATGCTTCTGGTGGATCTGGAGCCGGGCACGCTGGCCGGCGGGCTGATGAGTCACCTGCGTCGCCATATTATTCTGGAAAAGGTCACCCTCAACGATCGAAGCGCCGAGACCTTTGTGCTGGGGCTCTACGGCCGGGGCGCAGCTCAGGTGCTGGGGCAGAGCGGAACGTGGGCGCATCGCATGGCACCCGGGAGCCTGACGATGTTCGGAGGCACCTGGGGTCAGATCGCCGGCTGCGGCGTGGTGGTGCAGCGGGTGCCCTGGTCGCCGGAGGAGGCCTATGAGCTGCGTCTGGATCCGGCGGAGGTGCTCAAGGTGATGGCCGCGGTGGAAGAGGTCGTGGGCCGCCGGCTTTCGATGTGCGGGGAGGCCGGCTTTGAGCGGCTGCGCCTGACCGCCGGGGTGCCGCGCTTCGGGGTGGAGCTGCACGAGAAGGTGATTCCGCTGGAGGCGGGCTTTGAAGACGCCATCGCCTACGATAAGGGCTGCTATCTGGGGCAGGAGATCATCGCGCGCCTGGATACGCGCGGCACCCCGGCGAAGATGCTGCGCGGGGTGCGTTTGAAGGCCAGCAGGGCGCCGGAGGTCGGAGCGAAGGTGGAGGCGCTCATCGATGGCACGTGGTCCCAGAAGGGTGAGCTTGTCAGCGTGGCCCGCGATGGGGGTGGGGCGTTGTACCGGGGGCTGGTCTTTATGAAACGTGGGGCGTATGAGGTGGGGCAGACCATCCGCATCGGTGAGCTCGAGGGTGAGCTTGAGGCCCTTTTATCACTGCCCGGCGCGTAG
- a CDS encoding isoprenyl transferase — protein sequence MAKLTVDEATLKQFDGVVPRHVAVIMDGNGRWAVQRGMARIRGHHEGANAVRRVVESCRYLGVEILTLYAFSSQNWGRPRDEVSGLMTLFDLYIKKERKRLLKNGIRMQVIGDRERLSPKLQKAIEDLEAHSAENTGMILQVAVSYGGREEITQAARNIARDAVAGKLDVDAIDEDTISRYLYTRGRLDPDLVIRTSGECRVSNFLLWQIAYSELFITETLWPDFDEAKLIEAFEDYSRRQRRFGQTGAQIEDDGEDAEGADGPDTSVSEE from the coding sequence ATGGCAAAACTGACGGTCGATGAGGCCACGCTCAAGCAATTTGATGGAGTGGTCCCGCGCCACGTGGCCGTGATCATGGACGGCAACGGGCGCTGGGCCGTGCAGCGGGGAATGGCGCGTATTCGCGGCCACCATGAGGGGGCGAACGCGGTGCGACGGGTCGTGGAGAGCTGCCGCTACCTGGGCGTGGAGATTCTGACGCTCTACGCGTTCAGCTCCCAGAACTGGGGGCGGCCGCGCGATGAGGTCAGCGGGCTGATGACGCTCTTCGACCTCTACATCAAAAAAGAGCGCAAGCGCCTGCTGAAGAACGGCATTCGTATGCAGGTGATCGGCGACCGTGAGCGTCTCTCCCCGAAGTTGCAAAAAGCCATCGAGGACTTGGAGGCGCATAGCGCCGAGAATACCGGGATGATCCTGCAGGTGGCGGTGAGCTACGGCGGACGCGAAGAGATCACCCAGGCCGCGCGCAACATCGCGCGGGACGCCGTCGCCGGAAAGCTCGATGTTGACGCCATCGATGAAGACACGATCAGCCGGTACCTCTACACCCGGGGACGCCTCGATCCGGATCTCGTGATCCGCACCAGCGGGGAGTGCCGGGTCTCGAACTTTTTGTTGTGGCAGATCGCCTACAGCGAGCTCTTCATCACCGAGACGCTCTGGCCGGATTTTGATGAGGCGAAGTTGATCGAGGCGTTTGAGGATTACAGCCGACGCCAGCGGCGCTTCGGTCAGACCGGGGCGCAGATCGAGGACGATGGCGAGGATGCGGAAGGGGCCGACGGCCCTGATACCAGCGTGAGCGAGGAATGA
- the thiD gene encoding bifunctional hydroxymethylpyrimidine kinase/phosphomethylpyrimidine kinase, whose protein sequence is MSAFFDLFEKPGGSGAVEAPAVALTIAGSDSGGGAGIQADLKTFAACGVFGTSVLTLLTAQNTVGVSSVEMVSEAMVRAQLDAVLGDLKPTAAKTGALGSEAMIGCVVEYLEDHPMERLVVDPVMISKHGEPLMPPSAFVALREKMLRHALIVTPNRFEAGHLSGMNEVESLQDMKEAAKRLHGAGAKNVVIKGGHFDRIVRDVFYDGSGFVEFGADRVDSGRLHGSGCTFSAAICARLSRGDALVDAVAFAREFISEAIEKAPKLGEGISPVNPMHGVWR, encoded by the coding sequence ATGAGCGCGTTTTTTGATCTTTTCGAAAAACCCGGAGGTTCGGGGGCCGTCGAGGCACCGGCGGTGGCATTGACGATCGCCGGAAGCGACAGCGGTGGGGGCGCCGGCATCCAGGCCGATTTGAAGACCTTTGCGGCCTGCGGGGTCTTTGGCACCAGCGTGCTCACGCTGCTCACGGCCCAGAACACCGTGGGGGTGAGCTCGGTGGAGATGGTCTCGGAGGCGATGGTGCGCGCGCAGCTCGACGCGGTGCTGGGCGATCTCAAACCCACCGCGGCCAAGACCGGGGCGCTGGGCAGCGAGGCGATGATCGGATGCGTGGTCGAATACCTCGAAGATCATCCGATGGAGCGCCTGGTGGTCGATCCGGTGATGATCTCCAAGCATGGCGAGCCTCTGATGCCGCCCTCGGCCTTTGTGGCTCTGCGGGAGAAGATGTTGCGCCATGCGCTGATCGTGACTCCCAACCGCTTTGAAGCCGGGCACTTAAGCGGCATGAACGAGGTGGAGAGCCTGCAGGATATGAAGGAGGCCGCCAAACGCCTGCACGGCGCCGGCGCGAAGAACGTGGTGATCAAGGGCGGGCATTTTGATCGCATCGTGCGCGATGTGTTCTATGACGGCTCGGGCTTTGTGGAGTTCGGGGCGGACCGGGTCGACTCGGGTCGGTTGCACGGCTCGGGGTGCACGTTCTCGGCGGCGATCTGTGCGCGTCTCTCCCGGGGGGATGCTCTGGTGGATGCGGTGGCCTTTGCCCGCGAATTTATCAGCGAGGCGATCGAGAAGGCGCCGAAGCTCGGCGAGGGCATCTCGCCGGTGAATCCGATGCACGGAGTGTGGCGGTGA